Part of the Sorghum bicolor cultivar BTx623 chromosome 1, Sorghum_bicolor_NCBIv3, whole genome shotgun sequence genome, CTGATCTGATCTCCGGCGAGAGGACAGGAATCTCTTGTCCTTGCTCCAACACTGGTCAACTGGGGTCCAAACCCTACGCCGTGACACTCGTCAGCACGGGAGCGGCGGACAGAGCAAAGACAAGAGCCTAGGCCACAATCTAACCCCCCCCCCACCCTGACAACGAGGTGCCCGGCAGTCGGCTGTCGAATGGGATACCGTAGTATACGTGATAATAACGAATTACGACATGCCCTTCGTGATTAGCACGCGGGATTAGTGATGGGCCTGTCATctgctcatcatcatcatcatcgtgtAAGAAGTCAAAGGGGTTTTCGGAGCTGGACAGGGAGAAAACAAAAGCCTGAAACGGCAGGATCAGTGCTAGAGTTTCTGTTTATTTATTACAAGCTGGGGGTGGCTATTTATGGTGCTAATGAATCCCCTTCCTGCCTTCTCTATCTATCTATCGATCGATCGATTCATCGATCCGGTAAGCATTCCACTGAACCGTGGGCTCCTCCCTTTTCCGTTGCCCCGGCGTGCTTCTCTTCCCTGCCTGCCCGTCTACTAGTAATACTGGCAGCGGCGTCCCAGTGGAAACGGCAGCAGACGAGGAGACGAAGCCCAAGCAGTAAGTAGCAGACGACGCATTGATCGCTGCTCATCATCACCGCGGCGCGCACGTCTGTATTTAACCGACGCTCCGGGCTCGCTTCTCCGTTCCTCTCCGCTCGTCTGCTGCATCGACCTGCCGCCGCCCTGCCTGCCGGGCCGCTGCCGGTGCATGTAAGTAGCGACGGCGACCATGGATCCTGTACTTTCACGGCCTTCTCTTGCATTGCTAGCCAAATGTGTAGTGTATCTCGGACcgatgctagctagctagtgggAGGGAATTCAGTGTCACGAGAGATGAACTTGTGCTTGGCTCGATCTGTCTTTGCATGTTGCTGACATGCTGCTGTAGTTGATGATCTTCTCTCGTGCCTCTTTTGGGGTTGGGGCATGTTGTTTCTGATTCGTCTTGggtttttttcttcttcctgGGCCCCTATAGAAGCTGGGGAGGTGTGTGTTAGCTGCTTGAATTCCTTGAATTGTTCTTCTTCAGTCTTTCGCTCTGTTTCGTTCTCTGCTGGGTTTTCCTTTTCCATGTCTCTGTGATCGATCGAGGAGCCGGATCACCATCAAAATAAAAAGCTTTCTTTCCATCGTGTTCTTGTATTCCCTCCCTCAACACCACGGGCATGGCGTTTGGTTTCCAGGCGGTGAGAGGACCTGCGTACGTGTTGGCGGGCTGCCGACGATCGGAGTTCCATTTCCATCGGTGCGCAATGTGGAACTACTCTGCTGCACCGCACTCGCTCCTGCTGCAGTACGGCGACGACTACGGTACGTTCTTGGTTCTTCTACCGTCCTGCAATCCTCTTGGTCGCGTTTCCCTCTGGATGGAATGCAGTCTAGTCATCGTGGCTTTTCTTCGATGCGTGCAGCCAGGTGCGAGAGCTCTAGTTCATCGGCAGGATCCGTGGGCCTGGACAGGATGTGAGTTCTATCTTCCATGTCGCTGCACTGGCTTCGTCCGGGAGTTGGTGTTCTTCCTGTTCCATCGCTGGACATTTTCATCGTGTGCCATTTCAAGTAACTGAATTTGGTTTTGCACTGAGCAGACTGGCAGCGGAGTATGGCCGGTTCGACTCTCTGAACTTGTCGCCGCCACTCCACGGCCTTCAGACACAAACGCTTTTTGCTATGCACGGTTCAGAGAACTGCCTAGGTACTTTTTGTTTGTTGTGTTCATTGTTTAACGACGCCGGCTTCTATGGAAAAGGATATCTTTTCGTTTGTTTAATCTCACTGATCGTGCATGCATGGATGAACTAGGAATAGGCGCGAATAATCCGATCTACAGCAGTGAGGCCCGGCCTGCGTTTTCGCAGCTCAGCTTCACCCAGCCAGCTGCCACTGCTGCCGTAATTATTTCTTGGCATTGTTCAAGTTGAAACCTTCTAGTATATCATGCTAATGGTTCTATTAAGCTTACGTCTTGGACATGCCTGTTTCTGCCAGCACTACTCGATGAAATGGACGGCAGCAGCGGGGGAGACGGTGACCGGTGACGGCAGCCGTCTCAGGGGATTAAAGAGGCTCAAGACAACGACGCCTGCAGCGACAGCGCAAGCTCCACAGCAGCACGGCCAGCGGTGCAATCCGAAACCAACAAGAAATCAGTCTATGAAGGTAATCAAAGCAGGTTGTTTTGTTCGCATGTAAACCCCGTTTGTATGCACAGCAGGCTGGCTTcgatgcctgcctgcctgcctgatcCCGGACATCAACATCACCTGAACGTTCTGCATtctaaatgtttttttttcttggttTGCTTGTTTATTACTTTGTGCAGGCGCCATGTAAGAGGAGCCAGAAGCTGGGGGACAAGATCACGGCGCTTCAGCAGCTAGTCTCCCCGTATGGCAAGGTCGTAAGCTCCAGCAGTTGTTAGACTTGGTATTTGTGATGTGCATGCTTTAGCATGCCAATCCGAAGAGCGTCTGTGTCTCTGAAACCTGAATAAGATCTGCCCTCTTGTGCAGACGGACACGGCGTCAGTGCTCCACGAGGCAGCCACCTGCATCAAGCTTCTCCACGAGCAGATCCAGGTGAGAGCAGATGTTGTATTAACTTCTTACTGAATGGTTTGGACACGAGCAGTAACAGATCTGCAGCTACTCACGGTTTTCTCGTCCCCGTTtcgttatctttttttttccctgCAGATTCTGACCGCCTCCTACCCTGAAATCAGTTCTAAAGCGTCACAGCAGGTACCCGATTACGGGATCATATGCGAGCATATAAAGCGACTGATTCTTTTGTCTAAATTCTCAATGTGCTTCGCACGAAAGATGTGTGGCCTGAAACTGAAAGCATTGCTGACTGGCTTGTGTGGTTGGCAGGACACGGGCGAGGAAGAGGGCGGCGCGACGGATCTGCGCCGGCGAGGCCTGTGCGTGGCGCCGCTGTCCCCGGCCGTCGTGCAGCTAGTGTCGGCCGAGGCCGCGCTCCGCCACCGCGACGCGGCCTTCACGGAGGATCACTGGCGCTGCCTCGGCACTCTGtaaccggcggcggcggggagccGGAGGATGCTGCCATGGTTCAGTTCGTAGACGGTAGGAGTACGTACGAGACATGAGACATGGCATCGCCGGTTGCCGGTTGGTGTCATCAGGCCTTAAGTTACAGCGTTAGAACTGCATTTCACTTGGAAAAATAAAAGTTACTCACGCGCTTCCAGAGGTTACTATTATAGTATAATGGATATATATACTACATTACTAGTACGTCATCAGCTGTTTTATCCTGATGGTTTGCCTTTGTAGTCTTTACTGCAAGTTTTACTCCATGATGCCACcaaccgtgtgtttggttggagagcaGGGCAAGCCGGGTCGGAGTGAACCCGTTCTCGTGATTGTTTGGTTGGGAAATGGGAGGGTTGGGTTGGCTCCAGGGTGGATATTTTTTTCGGATGCGGGTTGGACTCGTCCGTCAAAATATGGCGGACGGAGCCGCCCCAGCTAGGTTGACTCCCACCAAAGACTGAATTCCTTCAATCAAACATTGAATGGAGCCGCTCTGTCCCCaatccttcaaccaaacactgaaACGGGTTGGCTCAGTCCCCAAAAGCAGAAGTGTAACCAACCACTGGACGGGTTGGCTCCGTCCTAAAAACTAAgttggatccaacccaacccacccaacccccaaccaaacacacggcaAGTGCTTAACTCTGACCTGGGGATGTGTACCGATCTCCCGTCTGAGACTAGAGTGGCTGAAATATTGGTATTCTGTTAGGGCTTGTTCGTTTAGCCCTTCTTGCATAGGAGATCAAATATAGTATAAATTAGCACGCATTCTAGGTTGAAATTAATCCGGGGTCCATTCCGTATGATCCGAACCCAGATAATCAGCTTAAAGAAAAATCAATCACTTAACGCCTTAACTCATTTAGACAGTATTTTTCTTTCACGGAATTTCagtataaggccctgtttagttccccacccaaaattttttcatccatcccatcgaatctttggacacatgcatggaacattaaatgtagataaaaaaataaactaattacacagtttagttgagaatcgcgagacgaatcttttaagcctagttactccatgattagccttaagtgctacagtaacccacatatgctaatgacatattacttatgcttaataaatttgtcttgcagtttcctgacgagctatgtaatttgtttttttattagtttctaaaaacctctcccgacatccgtccgacacatccgatgtgacacccaaaaaattttcgttcccaatctaaacaggccctaagcaacataaaccaacttttAACAAAATGCCTTTCCAGGCGTCATCTAATGAAACAAATGCTAATTTACTTACTCCAGATACTGTCCAAGAAAGGAAGGAGAGGCAGGTGTTGATGTTGCCCTGTCTGTCTTTTTTTGAGCTGCACATCAACATGACAACCAATTAGAGGCCTAAATTCAAACATATAGGATATAGCGTGCCACAGGCCGGCATCGATtcttttcattttatttatttggAGATTCTGCGCGTGCTGAAATCTTTTTCGTGCGTCATTGTTTGATTTGGTTCTATGACTCTAAGTGGAGTGTTGGGTTTTACATTAAACACTCTACAAAAATTTATATGTTATTTTAGATTTGCTTCCTATAAAATTTAAACACAATAGTTTTGATAAACTTCATATAAACTTTTGATAAGCCTCCTGGGGTGGATGTGGCCGACTCATGGTTATAATGGTATTGCTATATCTCCAAACATTCCAAAAATCCCTCTCAATTAAGGTTTTTTTGGGGGGTAAGATTGAAAAGGATTGCTCTCTAACAACTCCCTACCTCAATTCTTAAACTTTTCGCACTTGGAAAAATCGACCCAACCATGCGCAAACATGCGCGTGTGTATCTACCAACCAATTTAAAGGTGGAAGAACGTGGGAAGGGATAAGGAGAAAGACAAGGTTTAATGCAAATGTATAACAGATAAATAAAGTATAAAATTGGTTGGTATGATTTGAAAATAGTCTGAGATTCGTGATGCGAAATTGACTTTTATATATATTAGGAGTTAGATTTTGAAAACgagtaaaatacactggcggccctttaacttgtcagcctgtgccactttggtctatgaacttgcaaacctgaaaaagtgacccctgaacttgtccgcctgtgtcactttggtcca contains:
- the LOC8084910 gene encoding uncharacterized protein LOC8084910, with protein sequence MWNYSAAPHSLLLQYGDDYARCESSSSSAGSVGLDRILAAEYGRFDSLNLSPPLHGLQTQTLFAMHGSENCLGIGANNPIYSSEARPAFSQLSFTQPAATAAHYSMKWTAAAGETVTGDGSRLRGLKRLKTTTPAATAQAPQQHGQRCNPKPTRNQSMKAPCKRSQKLGDKITALQQLVSPYGKTDTASVLHEAATCIKLLHEQIQILTASYPEISSKASQQDTGEEEGGATDLRRRGLCVAPLSPAVVQLVSAEAALRHRDAAFTEDHWRCLGTL